The Coleofasciculus sp. FACHB-T130 genome window below encodes:
- a CDS encoding BMC domain-containing protein, giving the protein MAIAVGMIETLGFPAVVEAADAMVKAARVTLVGYEKIGSGRVTVIVRGDVSEVQASVSAGVDSVKRVNGGQVLSTHIIARPHENLEYVLPIRYTEAVEQFRESVSGIRPFNRP; this is encoded by the coding sequence ATGGCAATTGCAGTTGGAATGATTGAAACACTAGGCTTTCCTGCCGTTGTGGAAGCTGCGGATGCGATGGTAAAAGCTGCCCGCGTCACGCTAGTGGGTTATGAAAAAATTGGCAGCGGTCGCGTCACCGTGATCGTTCGGGGAGATGTTTCGGAAGTACAGGCTTCTGTATCGGCGGGCGTTGATTCCGTAAAGCGAGTGAATGGCGGTCAAGTACTGTCCACTCACATTATTGCGCGTCCCCACGAGAACCTGGAGTACGTTCTGCCCATTCGTTACACGGAAGCTGTTGAACAATTCCGGGAAAGTGTTAGTGGCATTCGTCCTTTCAATAGGCCGTAA